In Nicotiana tabacum cultivar K326 chromosome 11, ASM71507v2, whole genome shotgun sequence, a single window of DNA contains:
- the LOC107810359 gene encoding F-box protein FBW2 produces MEEGCEFRQWDELLPDALGLIFRNLSLQEVLTVVPRVCKSWGKAVKGPYCWQEIDIEEWSKNRCPENLDRMLRLLIPRSGGSLRKLCVSGLSDKSSFEFIANNAKSLQTLRLPKCEISDSIVEQVAGTFSNITFLDVSYCIKIGARALEAIGKHCKCLTGLRRTMHPLEVIDKLSQDDEALVIATTMHKLKQLEIAYMLVGTLSIMEILKNCRQLELLDVRGCWNVNLDENLVKKFHKLKVIGPLVVDCYDKNGWDNCSDYSGSSGYIPWDFVAGDIDDDFDDDEMSDGYWEDDWEDDLRVEDVEMWFYDDLNAVDAGYDWPQSP; encoded by the exons ATGGAGGAAGGATGCGAGTTTAGACAGTGGGATGAATTGTTACCCGACGCACTTGGGCTAATATTTAGAAACCTTTCCCTTCAAGAGGTGCTAACTGTAGTTCCAAGAGTTTGCAAGTCATGGGGAAAAGCAGTTAAGGGACCTTATTGTTGGCAAGAGATTGACATTGAGGAATGGAGCAAAAACCGCTGCCCGGAGAACCTTGATCGGATGCTTCGATTGCTTATTCCAAGAAGCGGCGGTTCCCTCCGTAAACTCTGTGTCTCTGGTCTCTCGGACAAATCAAGCTTCGAATTCATTGCCAACAA TGCCAAATCTCTGCAGACGTTGCGGTTGCCAAAGTGTGAAATAAGCGATTCCATAGTGGAACAGGTTGCTGGAACGTTTTCCAACATTACATTTTTGGATGTAAGCTACTGCATAAAAATAGGAGCGAGAGCCCTAGAAGCCATAGGAAAGCACTGTAAATGCTTGACTGGTTTGCGTCGAACAATGCACCCCCTTGAGGTTATTGACAAGCTCTCACAAGACGATGAAGCCCTTGTAATAGCTACCACCATGCATAAGCTGAAACAACTAGAAATCGCCTACATGCTAGTTGGTACATTGAGCATAATGGAGATTCTCAAGAACTGCAGGCAGCTCGAGCTGTTGGACGTAAGGGGTTGTTGGAATGTAAACCTTGATGAAAACCTTGTCAAGAAATTCCATAAACTAAAGGTTATCGGACCCCTTGTTGTAGATTGCTACGATAAGAATGGCTGGGACAATTGCTCGGATTATTCAGGTTCTTCTGGCTATATACCATGGGACTTTGTAGCTGGTGACATTGATGACGACTTCGACGATGATGAGATGTCCGATGGGTATTGGGAAGATGATTGGGAAGATGACCTACGTGTGGAGGACGTGGAAATGTGGTTTTATGATGACTTAAATGCTGTGGATGCTGGATATGATTGGCCACAATCTCCTTGA